Genomic window (Candidatus Aminicenantes bacterium):
CAGCAAGCGCGACCCGAGCGAGCTGGAGGAAGGGGAGGATTGGAAGGTCAATCTCAACCCCCGCTCGCTCGAAATCGTCAAGGACGCCAGGGTCGAGCCGTCGCTGGCCCGGGTCGAACCGGGCCGGAAGGTCCAGTTCGAACGGCTGGGCTACTTCTGTGTGGCCGACAAGGACCGCCGGCCGGAGAAGCCCGTCTTCAACCGTACCGTGACGCTGCGGGACAGTTGGGCCAAGATCATGAAATCGGGAAAAGAGAACGAGTAACAGGACTTACCCCAATAAACTGGTCTGAAATCGGCTAAGTTCCAAGAAGCGGACAAGTTGCACGGATTTCGATCTGGAATCGGAAAAATGGGGGAACTTTGAAATAGAATGGGGTCTCTCATCTCAAAAACACGAGGAACTCGT
Coding sequences:
- a CDS encoding glutamine--tRNA ligase (catalyzes a two-step reaction, first charging a glutamine molecule by linking its carboxyl group to the alpha-phosphate of ATP, followed by transfer of the aminoacyl-adenylate to its tRNA) gives rise to the protein SKRDPSELEEGEDWKVNLNPRSLEIVKDARVEPSLARVEPGRKVQFERLGYFCVADKDRRPEKPVFNRTVTLRDSWAKIMKSGKENE